From Candidatus Pedobacter colombiensis, one genomic window encodes:
- a CDS encoding TonB-dependent receptor produces MKLTVIIMTTLLMRVSASGFAQKITFSQKQVTAKTVFKEIARQTGYQVVCDGDLLKAAIVKDVSFKKTELNDVLNLFFPGMSLSWSIEDNTLIITQPAEVLKKKAVAERQISGIVKDVNGGILPGVSVTVKEKPSIGTSTDLNGRYILSVPDNAVLVFSMVSFKKQEIATANKTVINVTLLESDDALEEVVVTAFGNVQRKSDLIGAVTSISPKDLKIPSSNLTAALQGRISGMVSFQRSGEPGMDNADFFIRGVGTFGVNQKPLILIDNMEVTTDQLARIPPDDIASFSILKDATASAVYGSRGANGVILVTTKVGIEGPAKINMRIEQRVSAATQKLRIADPVTFMKMNNEALLTRDPLAITPYTDEKVALTEAGVNPLLYPAVDWLSILTKDYTNTQNYSLSVAGGGSLATYSVSGSLTQDNGLLKVNPINNFNSNVDFKTYNLRSNINFNLTKSTQLMVRTIGNFQSYSGPPITGSEAFAQAISANPVLFQPMYVAGSKQAYIKHPLFGNYDDGSYSNPYANMVRGYQERNTNNMQIQLELKQDLSKLLTEGLAFRSMANLTRTSEYQIVRQYNPFYYVPEYNENSREYTYLNLNPDKGTETLNFSPSGSGLSALFYMENAFNYSRTFNNKHLVTGMVIGTLRNNITQPKNEAFTLLNTLPFRNLSFSGSFTYAYDNRYHFQFAFGYNGSERFDENFRWGYFPSAGIAWTIHNEKFMEPLKDIISTLRIRGTHGLVGNDVISKERFFYLSDINLSNSSRGFSFGTPGSLYTVPGISTNRYANPTVRWEKSKQTNIGLDLGLFKSAFNVTLDAYRQDRSDIVQERTSLPVALGLAQVPLANLGKYRSEGIDIEATYNHTVNNNLWFQGRGTFTFSRGKYIEFEEPNYNYAYLSRLGYASSQQRGLIAERLFTDDAEVLNSPLQDFGSKVRGGDIKYLDVNNDGVINADDMMPIGYPTTPQINYGFGLSTGYKSFDLSFFFSGIGNTSLFISPISSQPGDKEQGIAPFGSVKNPKAVLQEIADSHWTEENQDAYAFWPRLSPSALSNNTQKSTYWMRNGAFLRLKQVEFGYKLNSKFTKRFKIEGLRFYASATNLFIFSSFKSWDPEMGGNGLAYPLQKVYNMGLYLTL; encoded by the coding sequence CACAAAAAATTACTTTTTCGCAAAAGCAAGTAACTGCTAAAACAGTATTTAAAGAAATAGCCAGACAGACAGGCTACCAGGTAGTGTGTGATGGTGATTTACTTAAAGCTGCGATTGTAAAAGACGTGAGTTTTAAAAAAACAGAATTGAATGATGTACTTAATCTGTTTTTTCCAGGAATGTCTTTGAGCTGGAGCATAGAAGACAATACTCTGATCATTACACAGCCTGCAGAGGTGCTGAAGAAGAAAGCTGTTGCAGAGCGGCAGATTTCCGGTATTGTAAAAGATGTAAATGGTGGCATCCTGCCGGGAGTGTCTGTAACGGTAAAGGAAAAACCGAGTATAGGTACTTCTACAGATCTCAATGGAAGATATATCTTAAGTGTACCCGACAATGCTGTATTGGTATTTTCGATGGTTAGTTTTAAAAAGCAGGAAATTGCTACAGCGAACAAAACAGTGATCAACGTGACCTTACTGGAATCTGATGATGCACTGGAAGAGGTAGTAGTTACGGCTTTTGGAAATGTGCAAAGAAAAAGCGACCTGATAGGTGCAGTAACGAGCATTTCACCAAAGGATCTTAAAATTCCATCGAGCAACCTGACCGCTGCCCTGCAGGGAAGAATTTCAGGTATGGTATCATTTCAGAGAAGTGGTGAACCTGGTATGGATAATGCAGATTTCTTTATCAGGGGGGTGGGGACTTTTGGGGTAAACCAGAAGCCGCTGATCCTCATTGATAATATGGAAGTAACAACTGATCAGTTAGCCAGGATACCACCAGATGATATTGCAAGTTTTTCTATTCTTAAGGATGCCACTGCTTCAGCTGTTTACGGATCAAGGGGAGCAAATGGGGTAATTCTGGTTACTACCAAAGTAGGGATAGAGGGGCCTGCCAAAATAAACATGAGGATAGAGCAAAGGGTATCTGCAGCTACCCAAAAACTCCGGATTGCAGATCCGGTTACATTTATGAAAATGAATAATGAGGCCTTGTTGACAAGGGATCCTCTGGCTATTACGCCTTATACAGATGAAAAAGTAGCACTTACTGAAGCAGGGGTTAACCCGCTGTTGTATCCGGCGGTTGATTGGTTAAGTATACTGACAAAGGATTATACGAATACACAAAATTATAGTTTAAGTGTAGCTGGTGGAGGTAGCCTGGCTACTTATTCGGTAAGTGGCAGCTTAACCCAGGACAATGGGTTGTTGAAGGTTAACCCGATCAATAATTTCAACAGTAATGTAGATTTTAAGACTTATAATCTGCGGAGTAATATTAATTTTAACCTCACAAAGTCTACCCAATTGATGGTCCGGACAATTGGTAATTTTCAAAGCTATAGCGGTCCGCCAATTACTGGTAGTGAGGCTTTTGCTCAGGCAATTAGTGCTAATCCTGTTCTTTTTCAGCCCATGTATGTGGCTGGTTCTAAACAGGCTTATATTAAGCATCCGCTTTTTGGTAATTATGATGATGGTTCTTATTCCAATCCTTATGCTAATATGGTTCGCGGTTATCAGGAAAGGAACACCAATAATATGCAAATCCAGCTGGAACTAAAGCAGGATTTATCGAAATTGTTAACAGAAGGATTGGCTTTTAGATCTATGGCTAACCTGACCAGGACTTCTGAATATCAGATTGTCAGACAGTATAATCCATTCTATTATGTTCCGGAATATAATGAGAACTCCAGGGAGTACACTTATTTAAATCTTAATCCAGATAAAGGGACTGAGACCTTGAACTTTTCGCCTTCCGGAAGTGGACTTTCTGCTTTGTTTTATATGGAAAATGCATTTAATTACTCCCGGACATTCAACAATAAACATTTGGTAACGGGTATGGTAATTGGTACATTAAGAAATAACATTACCCAACCAAAAAATGAGGCTTTCACTCTTCTGAATACCTTGCCTTTTAGAAACCTGAGTTTTTCTGGAAGTTTTACCTATGCATATGATAATCGTTATCATTTTCAGTTTGCATTTGGATACAATGGATCTGAGCGATTTGACGAGAACTTTAGGTGGGGGTATTTCCCTTCTGCGGGTATAGCATGGACCATTCATAATGAGAAGTTTATGGAACCACTAAAGGATATAATCAGCACACTTCGCATAAGGGGAACACATGGATTGGTAGGAAATGATGTGATTTCTAAAGAAAGGTTCTTTTACCTTTCCGATATCAATCTGAGCAATAGTAGCAGGGGATTTTCATTTGGAACACCAGGCAGTTTATACACCGTTCCTGGAATATCTACGAACAGATATGCTAATCCTACAGTGCGTTGGGAAAAATCAAAACAAACCAATATCGGTTTGGATCTGGGTCTATTTAAAAGCGCTTTTAATGTTACCCTTGATGCTTACCGACAGGACAGGAGTGATATTGTACAGGAAAGAACATCCTTACCGGTTGCATTGGGGCTTGCTCAGGTACCTCTGGCTAACCTTGGTAAATATCGGAGCGAGGGTATAGATATAGAGGCTACTTATAACCATACGGTAAATAATAATTTATGGTTCCAGGGAAGGGGTACATTTACTTTTTCAAGGGGCAAGTATATCGAATTTGAAGAGCCTAATTATAATTATGCTTATTTAAGCAGGTTAGGGTATGCAAGTAGTCAGCAACGGGGATTAATTGCAGAAAGATTATTTACAGATGATGCGGAAGTGCTGAATAGCCCATTGCAAGATTTTGGTTCCAAAGTAAGAGGTGGTGATATCAAGTATCTGGATGTAAATAATGATGGGGTAATTAATGCTGATGATATGATGCCAATTGGTTATCCTACTACGCCGCAGATCAATTACGGATTTGGCTTGTCTACAGGCTATAAAAGCTTTGATTTGTCATTTTTCTTTTCTGGGATAGGAAATACTTCTTTGTTTATTTCACCAATTTCTTCACAGCCTGGAGATAAAGAACAGGGAATTGCACCATTTGGCTCCGTAAAGAATCCGAAAGCGGTTTTGCAGGAAATAGCAGATAGTCACTGGACAGAGGAAAATCAGGACGCTTATGCTTTTTGGCCACGTTTAAGCCCATCTGCATTGTCAAATAACACGCAAAAAAGTACTTATTGGATGAGAAATGGCGCTTTCTTACGTTTGAAGCAAGTGGAGTTTGGGTACAAACTAAACAGCAAATTTACTAAGCGGTTTAAAATTGAAGGTCTGAGATTTTATGCCAGTGCAACCAATCTATTCATATTTAGCTCATTTAAATCCTGGGATCCGGAGATGGGTGGCAATGGACTGGCTTATCCTCTACAGAAAGTTTATAATATGGGATTATACTTAACTCTTTAG